A genome region from Candidatus Microthrix parvicella Bio17-1 includes the following:
- the mnmA gene encoding tRNA 2-thiouridine(34) synthase MnmA, protein MSAAPATERVLMAMSGGVDSSVAAAELVESGVEVVGVTLKLWGGESDSGCCSVSDVDDARRVADALGIEHLVFALGDDFERAVVGPYVEAHAQGRTPNPCVECNRHIKFDKLLRRARALGFDAVATGHHAQIVSTLDGPRLARGADDAKDQSYVLHMLSADDLARTRFPIGHLTKDEVRRRADALGMRTAHKPDSQDVCFITRADGRRAFLERRIDLTPGRVVTADGAEVGTVPALELITPGQRKGLGLPGGGRRRYATAVDLDAGTVTVGFEADLEVTALSLSQPTWAGGSPPERGARVQVQTAAHGAVRNAAWDGNDRVVFDRPERYVASGQSVVLYSIPLDGNAQVVLGGGIAEQAPGP, encoded by the coding sequence GTGAGCGCTGCGCCGGCCACCGAGCGCGTGCTCATGGCCATGTCCGGAGGCGTCGACAGCTCGGTGGCCGCAGCCGAACTGGTGGAGAGCGGCGTTGAGGTGGTGGGGGTCACGCTGAAGCTGTGGGGTGGCGAGTCTGATTCGGGCTGCTGCTCGGTGAGCGACGTCGACGATGCCCGTCGCGTGGCCGACGCGCTGGGCATCGAACACCTGGTGTTCGCGCTTGGCGACGACTTTGAGCGGGCGGTCGTGGGTCCCTACGTCGAGGCCCACGCGCAGGGCCGCACCCCCAACCCGTGCGTGGAGTGCAATCGACACATCAAGTTCGACAAATTGTTGCGGCGGGCCCGGGCACTGGGCTTCGATGCGGTGGCCACGGGTCACCATGCACAGATCGTGTCCACCCTCGACGGGCCCCGGCTGGCTCGGGGTGCCGACGACGCCAAGGACCAGTCCTACGTGCTGCACATGCTGTCGGCCGACGATCTGGCGCGAACCCGCTTTCCCATTGGGCATCTGACCAAGGACGAGGTGCGCCGCCGCGCCGATGCCCTGGGCATGCGCACCGCCCACAAGCCCGACTCCCAGGATGTGTGCTTCATCACCAGAGCCGACGGACGACGAGCGTTCCTCGAGCGTCGCATCGACCTCACGCCGGGACGGGTGGTGACGGCGGACGGTGCCGAGGTGGGCACCGTTCCGGCCCTGGAATTGATCACGCCCGGCCAGCGCAAGGGGCTGGGTCTGCCCGGTGGCGGCCGGCGTCGTTACGCCACCGCGGTCGACCTGGATGCGGGCACGGTCACCGTTGGATTCGAAGCCGACCTGGAGGTCACGGCGCTGAGCCTGTCGCAGCCGACATGGGCCGGTGGCTCTCCACCGGAGCGCGGTGCCCGGGTGCAGGTGCAGACTGCCGCCCACGGCGCCGTTCGCAACGCTGCCTGGGACGGCAACGACCGGGTCGTCTTCGACCGGCCGGAGCGTTACGTGGCCTCCGGACAGTCGGTGGTGTTGTATTCCATCCCGCTCGACGGCAACGCACAGGTGGTGCTCGGCGGCGGCATCGCCGAGCAGGCTCCCGGCCCGTAG